The genomic window ctccaaattccaattttagtgattttggaaacttgtagagtctcacacacacacacccctgtgtcaacttactaacactttattgcagcagttctcaaacttttagcacagggacccactttttagaatgacaatctgtccaggacccattggaagtgatgtcatggccagaagtgacatcatcaagcaaattaaaatacataattataaataattaaattaaaataaaagaaataattaaataagggggagccagtcctgttccaccaagtgaatctactctgaaggaaGTCTTATTGCgggcaatggggcttgctctcaggaaagtgtgggtagaattgcagcctgtgagctcaggcctatgcatgtctactctgaagtaagtcccatagtggtcaatggggcttactctcaggaaagtgtaggtaggattgcagcctgtgagcccaatcctaggcatgtctactcagaagtaagtcccacagtggtcaatggagctttctctgttgcctgcctgcaataagaaCCCCCCAGAAAaaacagtgagatttccagccctcccagtgcccagtttaaagttcttctatttcaggcacatcaatacaaagatgctcctggcttcacaagtgcaaaatagaaaactttccccttaccagttcaaaccacgtttttgtcctttttagtggggggggggaggggaggctgccttctggagcatctgttgcacttcagctccatcggatcaggaccattctggtgtcctcacattcccctttgcctggcctgaccaccagccaaggcatgcctgCCTCCTCGccagtaaacgcgactgtgaggctgcttcgctctCCATAGGGCTTCATAGACTCATAGCTGGGAGGGGGACCTCCTTCTGGTGTTGTAGGgggatgcattcattggatcatgaccattttgacgtccttggagtcctctcaacctgccctttccgatggactaaggcaagttcgcctactcatgagtaaacgcggccacgtggcttcgtttcaggctcaatagactcgcagctagGAAGGatggaacctccttctcaggtgtattttgggggttgcattcattgaaaagggaccattctggtgttgttggattcctctcagcctgccctttcctatggacaATGGCAAGTaagcctactcatgagtaaacgcgcaatacggctcaatttcactttccatagggatccattcattttttctttctggttttttggccataacctttgatggaaaggagctatttcaatttggttttttgcattgcattccgctgggaattccgcatccaatggtgtatggcatgatggggtagctcctaatgctgcgatgttagcgcatcacccccccagggctcgtcccccccggcacgtcacccgatgtggcctgcaccccccgcacctcctagcgacaccactgtgaGTCCTTAACATTTGCAGTCCCTAACATCGCACATATCTGATGCCTGTATTTCCTAGTGATGGGTCACACATAGATTTTCACCAATATTCTGGACCATGTGTTTGCCCTTAACACgacaagcagaaattcaacaggtgataCCTCCCCCATTATGGAGGTGAACAGACAGGAGAAAGTAGCACCCCCTGAATCAGGATTGTAAGTAGCTGTCATGTGGATGAGCCACAAGTGAATATTGGCACAAAGCTGGCAAGTAACTTCTGGATTCACATTTGGAGTCACACTCTTGCTTTTCCATTGATGAAGGGATGTCCACTAACCCCTTCCCAAAACTATATGGCTgccttgttttctttctctccatCTCCAGGCCTTCCTGCCCTTGCTGAGGAAGGCAGCTCAGGAGAGCCCCCAGAAAGGGATGAGCTGCAGCAAAGCTGCCATTGTCAACATTTCAAGTCGAGCTGGCATGattacagaacataagaacagccccactggatcaggccataggtccatctagtccagcttcctgtatctcacagcggcccaccaaatgccccagggagcacaccagataacaagagacctcatcctggtgccctcccttgcaactggcattctgacataacccatttctaaaatcaggaggttgcgcatacacatcatggcttgtaccccaaaatggatttttcctccagaaacttgtccaatccccttttaaaggcgtccaggccagacgccagcaacacatcctgtggcaaggagttccacagaccgaccacacgctgggtaaagaaatattttcttttgtctgtcccaacccgcccaacactcaattctagtggatgtcccctggttctggtattatgtgagagtgtaaagagcatctccactctgtccattccctgcataattttgtatgtctcaatcatgtcccccctcaggcgtctcttttctaggctgaagaggcccaaacgccgtagcctttcctcataaggaaggtgccccagccccgtaatcatcttagtcgctctcttttgcaccttttccattttcactatgtcttttttgagatgcggcgaccagaactggacacaatattccaggtgtggccttaccatagatttgtacaacggcattataatactagctgttttgttctcaatacccttcctaatgatcccaagcatagaattggccttcttcactgctgccacacattgggtcgacactttcatcaacctgtccaccaccaccccaagatctctctcctgatctgtcacagacagctcagaacccatcagcctatatctaaagttttgattttttgccccaatgtgcatgactttacacttactgacattgaagcgcatctgccattttgctgcccattctgccagtctggagagatccttctggagctcctcacaatcacttctggtcttcaccactcggaaaagtttggtgtcatctgcaaacttagccacttcactgctcaaccctgtctccaggtcatttatgaagaggttgaaaagcaccggtcccaggacagatccttggggcacaccgcttttcacctttctccattgtgaaaattgcccattgacacccactctctgcttcctggcctccaaccagttctcaatccatgagaggacctgtcctctaattccctgactgtggagttttttcagtagcctttggtgagagaccgtgtcaaacgccttctgaaagtccagatatataatgtccacgggttcgcccacatccacatgcctgttgaccttttcaaagaattctataaggttcgtgaggcaagacttacccttacagaagccatgctgactctccctcagcaaggcctgttggtctatgtgttttgagatcctatctttgatgaggcattccaccatcttacccggtatggatgttaggctgaccggcctatagtttcccgggtcccccctctttccctttttaaagacaggcgtgacatttgctatcctccaattcttctggcaccgtggccgttttgagggacaagttgcataccttagtcaagagatctgcaacttcatccttcaattccttaataactcttgggtggatgccatcagggcccggtgacttattgatctttaatttatcaatgaggtctgaaacatcttctcttttaacctctatctgacttaactcctcggtcaggtggggccgttcgggcagcggtatctgcccgaggtcttctgccgtgaagacagatgcaaagaactcatttaatttctctgccatctctaagtctccttttatctcccctttccctccctcaccatccagagggccaaccgcttctctggcgggtttcctgcttctaacatatttgaagaagcttttattattccccttaatgttgctggccatgcgttcctcatagtctctcatatcaccttcttacatttcttttgccacagtttatgttcctttttattctcctcattagggcaagacttccatttacggaaggaagcttccttgcccttcacagcctctctaacttggctggttagccatgcgggcactctcctggatttagtggaacccttctttctttgcggtatacacctctgctgggcctctattactgttgttttaagcagcctccatgcactctggagagattggactctttttaccctccctttcaatctccttctaaccagcctcctcatttgggggaagtctgcccgttggaagtcaagggtttttgttagagatttgcctggtattcttcccccaacgtgcacgtcaaaacggatggcagcatgatcactgttccccaatggctcagtaacgtttacatctctaaccaggtcctgcgtaccgtacaatattaaatccagagtcacctgtgctctggtgggctccgtgactaactgctctaagccacaatcatttagcacgtcaagaaatccggtttccttatcgtgaccagaacacaaattgacccagtcaatatgaggataattgaagtcccccatgattacaaccctgtccctccttgtcacctccctgatctgttttctcatttcaaggtccccatccgatttctggtctggaggacgatagcacgcccccagtattacatcgctgcacaagcctggtaatttaacccacagagattctacagtggagtctgACCTGTCTTCAatatctactttgctggattctatctcttccttaacctaaagggccaccccacctccaacacgcccctgcctgtccctcctgtagagtttatagcccgggattgcggtatcccactgattctccgcattccaccaggtttccgttatgcccactatatcaatattttcccttgtcaccagacattccagttctcccacctttgctcatagactttgggcattcgcataaaagcatttatacacggaatgccccaggatgggctgcttattcgctcctttgtccccgcatcctctcattgtgccgaaccgtctatcacatcccatctccctacctttcccaatttcttctcctaccctgcctttgtcttgttgttctctaacctccccatcctcatcccatagggatgaggagtcccgaaccggatgcccctcggctcctgtcggccttcccccaaggatcagtttaaaagctgctctgccacctttttaatgttcttGGGTGGTATACAGGACCCGCCATCTCCTACCGTTGCAGCAAGGTATGGGGTGCAAGACGTGACAGGTTCGTTCCATTGACAGCATCAAAGCAAGGAGAAAGTGCCTCTCCCTCAAATGCTCTTTCATAAGTCCTTTCCCACTGTCTTCTGGCTCCTCACCCTTTCTGTTCCTTATCCATTTTTCCCACTTTCAACAGGCAGGGAGATAACCAGTAGGGGCAAGGACTgtatttttcctctctttttattCATGAAACTTGCAAAGCAGCACGTACACCAAAGCTGCTGCAAATTATGAACTTggctataacaacaacaacagtaaagAGGCAATTTCCAGCTTCTGAATAGAAAAATTCCATTCAGTGCCATATATGGTTGccactgcaaaataaaataaaaattatgggTCTCTAGGAAGAGCAGCCAATAATGCCTCTTACAGTTCAGTCTTGTGCATGTGTAGTCAGAAGCCACTGAGGAATACTCAATGGGAAAgggtttataggattgcagcctggaatcTACAATGTCTTCCTTTAGACCTATGTGTTTTCTCAGCGTCTTTTTCATTGTAAAGCTCTTTGAAAAGTAATTTTGGAAATATGACCAAAGACTTTCTCATACACTCTCTGCCAATCCCTGACAACTGGATTCAACTCCTGCCTACCACTGTCAGAAGGGAGAGCATAATCATCTGTCCTTAGAAAATGTCCCTAATAAAATCTCATGGGCCTCCCAAGCCCTCCTTTTGATCTGCTGTCCTCTTTTGGGACTGGGATGCCTCATCcgctgctctgttctgctgtgTCTCCCTCCCAGGCTGCTCTGAACATGCTCACCCGCTGCATGTCTCTGGGATTTGCTGAAGACGAGATCCTGTGCATAGCGCTGCATCCTGGGTGGGTGCAGACAGAGATGGGAAATATGGTGGTAGGTGCTTCATCATGGAATATTATCCAAACATAGATACAATTAAATATACTTATTTAACTATAGGCACGCACCACTTAGCAACCGTTGGCTAAGTGAACGGTAAGATAGAAGAACGGCAGTCTATCTCCAGccgccagctagtgtctggcagggagtgtctgtttacgcaacaaaggcaatagattggactgaatgttcacttaatgacctaatcacataacaacagggataggagaacgtatccccatcgttaagtggcaccCACCTGTACATGATTCAATGtccaagtaatattttatttcaaaaaatatttccaaacCTTAAAAAATTTTCGAACTTCCAACAAAATGCTTTGTCTCCAGCAGGCCAGTTCTCCATCTCCAGGTGTTTCCCAACACCTCAACATTCTGTATCTTTTGGGGGACATGCTGAACATGCTCGGTCAATGCCCACTTGCTTTCAGCCCAACCCTACCAAACCCCCATGCAGCGATGCAGCGGCTCCAGCAGGTCCTCCACTGAATTCCAAGAGGGAGTttgggctgctggaagtctcctcggggtaaagggatatttttctctttgccccaggataagcaccagcagctgcaatgggtcaacatggacctgcaccagtgatactgcAGGTGGATCAACCTCGGGAAAAGGGGTTGGGTTCCTCATGTGCTGTGGCCGCCACACCTGCCTTTGCATTCCAAATTCCTTGAAGATTTGCTTCATTGTGTTGAAAGATGCTTAAGTTCATTTGATCACCGCTCTGTTCAGCCCCTTTCTTTCCGGCCTGCACAGTCCTTGGGACATTCACCTAATTTCTCTTTGCAGGGACTGGCCCCAATGATGGTGGATGGGAGCGTGCAGAGCATCCTGAACTCCCTTGGCCGCCTCTCTGAGAAAGACAATGGCGTTTTTGTGGATTGGGAGGGAAAAGCCCTTCCCTGGTGAGACACCAGAATGCCAGCTTGAATGGACTGCAGGCGCGAACCCTTGCTAGGTCACGTGGAAGCTTTGAGCATTGGCATGGAGCTATGCTGCAGATTTCTGCAAGGACTCAGATGAGCGGTGCTTTGAGCAGCTTCTGAGGCGGCGCTTTTGACCTTCTTTTGTCCATTCCAAGGAACTAGCTAagccagtggagtcactagggggtgtgggtcgcactgggtgacgcacacagggaggtgacaccactactggccaaaattttcaaaatcttggtattatTTGACTAACACCAGCATGTTATGTCAGTGGCGAAGCTAATGATCAtgcagcccggtgccaagctcaaaatgttgccccagaagtgacgtcacaaccagaagtggcatgacacccaggcttttttaaaagtgaaaattgggaggaacccacctcttcccccagcagcttgccaactaattgctctgctgcctccccctagtcagtggcatagctaaggcatctatctgctatctagggtgaaagaagatttgtagccccccaagacaaaatcaaattaattaagtaaataaataaaaagtgtgcccctgatagcttcaagacactatgctggggtgatggttattctccccttgctaaatataagaggcaccacttgaaaaagtgccttttacccagtcagcaggggtaactgtattaagatacatggaaatgagagctataTATATTTCATGCTGTATCgcacagggggagtgcgtccctgttggtcctgctggacctctcggcggctttcgataccatcgaccatggtatccttctgggccgatgggccgagttgggagttggaggcactgttttgcggtggttccgctcctacttggagggtcggtcccagatggtggtgctgggggatgcctgttcaacaccctggcccttgaggtgtggggtgccacagggctcaattctgtcccccatgctatttaacatctacatgaaaccgctgggagaggtcatccggggacttggagtggggtgccatcaatatgctgatgacacccagctttatctctcctttcctccagactccagggtggtggttgaagtcctggagcactgtctggaggcagtgaggatctggatgggggctaacaagctgaaattaaatccagataagacagaagctctcctggttcagaaatcctcgatgcaggtgctggactatcggcttgctctgaatggggttgcactccctctgaaggagcaggttcgcagcttgggggtcctcctggactcggagctgctcctggattcccaggtggcagctgtggctaggggg from Tiliqua scincoides isolate rTilSci1 chromosome 9, rTilSci1.hap2, whole genome shotgun sequence includes these protein-coding regions:
- the LOC136660404 gene encoding C-signal-like, with amino-acid sequence MAALEPRSVLVTGSNRGIGLELVRQLVEKSNRPEWIFATCRNPEGTEAPVLQNLAAKHQAVVIIPLDVSDPSSIRAAAARVTEQLKGAGLNLLINNAGVAKLSAVETKTPENMSEVYQTNVIGPMLVSKAFLPLLRKAAQESPQKGMSCSKAAIVNISSRAGMITELLGWYTGPAISYRCSKAALNMLTRCMSLGFAEDEILCIALHPGWVQTEMGNMVGLAPMMVDGSVQSILNSLGRLSEKDNGVFVDWEGKALPW